Part of the Paenibacillus sp. FSL R7-0273 genome is shown below.
GCGAAGCCCGAAGCTGAGGAGCAGGCGAAGCCTGAGGCTGAGGAACCGGCCACTCCCGGAGCTACGGCACCGGCTGACCCGGATGTACCTGTGACCGACGGTATAACCGTGAAAATAGGACAAAACAAATCAGATTTTAAATAAGGAGCTGCCCTAAGTGATACTCAAATGGACCCGTAATGTACTCATGTATGTCTTGATGGCGATATTTCTGCTCGTGCTGATATCAGCGGTAACCAGCAGAATGAACGGCGGAACACCCAAGGTTCTGGGCAAGGAAATTCTGACTGTGCTGTCCGGTTCTATGGAGCCCGGAATTAAGACCGGGGCTATCATTGCGGTTAATCCGGTGAAGGATGAAGCGCAGCAGACAGCCTTTCAGCCGGGGGATGTTATTACCTACACAGCTGTGGACGGATCAGGCAGCCTGATCACTCACCGGATTGTGAGCGTTAGCGGCACTGGCGCCGGGCTTGCCTATATTACAAAAGGTGACAATAACGATGCGCAGGACCCTTCGCCGATTCCCGCAGGCAATGTAGTTGCCAGCTACGCGGACTTCACGGTTCCTTTAATCGGGTTTTTGATGAACTGGGTAAAATCGACTGCAGGCATCATTATTGTAATCCTGACCCCTGGTGTCTACCTGGTTGTCTCGTCGATTATAACCATTTTCAAAGCAATCATGCGGATGGATGAAGAATCTGAAGAGCCGCAGACAGCAGCCGGTGATTTGCCGCCGGTGACGAACGGTTGATGCTTCCTTTTAAAGCGC
Proteins encoded:
- a CDS encoding signal peptidase I; this translates as MILKWTRNVLMYVLMAIFLLVLISAVTSRMNGGTPKVLGKEILTVLSGSMEPGIKTGAIIAVNPVKDEAQQTAFQPGDVITYTAVDGSGSLITHRIVSVSGTGAGLAYITKGDNNDAQDPSPIPAGNVVASYADFTVPLIGFLMNWVKSTAGIIIVILTPGVYLVVSSIITIFKAIMRMDEESEEPQTAAGDLPPVTNG